The DNA window GGTCGCCGAGCGGTTTGTCGATGTCGGCCAGCATGTCGACCAAGGCGCGGTGCTGGCCCGCATCGATCCACAGGAACAGGAATCCGATCTGCGCTCCGCACAGGCCGATCTCGATGCGGCGAAGGCGCAGTTGACCCAGTCCGCCGCCGCCTTCCAGCGGCAGAAGACGCTGCTTGCCCAGGGCTTCACCACCAGGCGCGACTATGACGCCGCCGACCAGGCGATGAAGGTGGCGCAAGGCAGCGTCGATGCCGCGCAGAGCGCCTTCGCCAATGCCCAGCAAAACCTGTCCTTCACCGAGCTCAAGGCTGGCGCCCCCGGCGTCATCACCGCCCGCCAGGTCGAAACCGGCCAGGTGGTGCAGGCGGCGCAAACTGTCTTCACCGTCGCCGAGGACGGTGACCGTGACGCCGTGTTCAACGTGCAGGAAACGCTGGTCGCCAGGACGCCGGTCTCGCCGGCGGTGACGATCACGCTGTTGGCCGATCCGCAGGTCCGGGCAACAGGCAAGGTGCGCGAAATCTCGCCGGTGGTGGACCAGGCCTCCGGTTCGATCCGGGTCAGGGTCGGCATTCCCGCCACGCCCCCCGGCTTGCCGCTGGGGGCGGCCGTGATCGGCTCGATCAGCGCCAAGCCGGCGAAGGCGATCCTGTTGCCCTGGCAGGCGCTGACGTCCAGTGCCGGCAGGCCGGCCGTCTGGATTGTCGACCCGGCGACCAAGGCAGTGTCGACGACACCGATCGAGGTGCTGGCCTTCGATTCGGGCACGGTCGTCGTCGCCGGCGGTCTGAACGAAGGCCAGAGTGTCGTTACCGCGGGCGGGCAGTTGCTCAGTCCCGGCCAGACGGTGGAGATATCGAGGGCGGGCCAATGAACCGGCTGCCGCCAATCATGCTCGGCTTGTTCGCGCTTGGCGCGCTCGCCGCCTGCTCGAAATCCGAAGAAAAGCCGACGGAGATCATCCGGCCGGTGCTTTCGGTGGTGGTCGAGCCGCGCACCACCGAGACCTTCGGCTTCGCCGGCTCGGTCGAGCCGCAGGTCAGCGCCGACCTTGCTTTCCGCCTGCTTGGCCGGGTCGTCTCCCGCGACGTCAAGGTCGGCGACATCGTCACCAAGGGCACCACGATCGCCGCGCTCGACCCGACCGCGCTGGAACTGGCCGTGCAGGCGGCCAAGGCGGAGCTCTCCAATGCCGAGGCACAGTTCGCCAACGCCGCGGCGAGCGAGGAGCGCCAGCGCCAGCTGCTTGCCTCGGCCAACGCTTCCCAGGCAGTCTTCGATGCCGCTCAGCAGGCACGCAAGGCCGCGGAAGCCAGCGTCGAGCGAGCCAGGGCCTCGCTGGCCAAATCGCAGGAACAGCTTGGCTATGCCAGGCTGTTCTCCGACTTCGACGGCGTCATCACCGCGGTCGGCGCCGAGGTCGGGCAGACGGTTTCGGCAGGCCAGACAGTCGTCACCGTGGCGCGCTCCGACCTGCGCGAAGCGGTCGTCGACATTCCCGACCAGCTGGTCGGCGATCTCACGGCCGGCACACCGTTCCAGGTCATCCTGCAATCGCTGCCGACGATCCAGACCGAGGCCAAGCTGCGCGAAATCGCGCCACAGGCGGAGGGCTCGACGCGCACCCGGCGCGTGCGGCTGACGCTCTCCGATCCGCCGCAGGCCTTCAGGCTCGGCTCAACGGTAACGGCAACCCGCATGACCAAGGTGGCGCCGACGATCGAACTGCCCATGTCGGCGCTGCTCGAAAAGAACGGTTCCGACAAAGTGTGGATCGTCGACCCGCAGACATCGAGCGTGAGTACGCGCGACATCAAGATCGCTTCCAGGAATGGCGGCACCTTCACGGTGGCCGATGGACTTGAGGCCGGCATGCGCGTGGTCACCGCCGGCGTCCATAGCCTGAGCCAAGGCCAGAAGGTTAGAGTGCCCGGGGGTGGCGTCTGATGAAGGGCTTCAATCTCTCCGACTGGGCGCTCAGCCACCGCTCCATGGTCTGGTATTTCATGCTGGTCTTCGTGGTGGCCGGCATATTCTCCTATCTCAACCTCGGCCGTGAGGAAGACCCCAACTTCACCATCAAGACGATGATCATCCAGGCCAACTGGCCGGGCGCGTCGGTCAAGGAGACGCTGCAGCAGGTGACCGACCGCATCGAGAAGAAGCTCGAGGAGCTCGACAGCCTCGACTTCACCAGATCCGTCACCACCGCCGGCCAGACCGTCATCTTCGTCAACCTGAAGGACACCACCAAGGCGCGCGATGTCGTGCCGAACTGGCTTCAGGTGCGCAACATGGTCAACGATATCAAGGCGCAGTTTCCGCAAGGCGTGCAGGGGCCGTTCTTCAACGACCGCTTCGGCGATGTGTACGGCAACATCTATGCCTTCACATCGGACGGGCTGACGTCGCGCCAGTTGCGCGACTATGTCGAGGAGGTCCGAACAAAAATCCTGACCGTGCCCAATGCCGGCAAGGTCGATCTCGTGGGGGCGCAGGACGAAGCCATATATCTCGAATTCTCGACGCGCCAGATCGCGGCCCTTGGCCTCAACCAGCAGGCGATCATCGCCAGCCTGCAGGCGCAGAACGCGATAACGCCGTCCGGCGTCATCCAGTCCGGACCGGAGCGCATCAGCGTGCGCGTCGGCGGCCAGTTCACGTCCGAAGAGAGCCTGCGTGCCATCAATCTGCGCGTCAACGACCGCTTCTTCCGGCTGAGCGACGTGGCCACGATCACACGCGGCTATGTCGATCCGCCGACGGCACTGTTCCGCTTCAACGGCCAGGACGCCATCGCGCTCGCCATCGGCATGAAGCCCAACGCCAATCTGCTCGAATTCGGCGCGGCGCTGCACAGGGAGATGGACAAGGTGCTGGCCGACCTACCGGTCGGCGTCGGCGTGCATCTGGTCGCCGACCAGCCGGTGATCGTCGAGGAAGCGGTCTCCGGCTTCACCCGCGCGCTGTTCGAGGCGGTGGCCATCGTGCTTGCCGTCTCATTCATCAGCCTTGGCATGCGCGCCGGCTTCGTCGTGGCGCTGTCAATCCCGCTGGTGCTGGCCATCACCTTCACGGTCATGGAGTATCTCGGCATTTCACTGCAGCGCATTTCGCTGGGCGCGCTGATCATCGCGCTCGGGCTTCTGGTCGACGACGCCATGATCGCGGTCGAGATGATGGTGGCGCGGCTGGAGGTTGGCGACAACCTGCGCAAGGCGGCGACCTATGTCTACACCTCGACCGCCTTCCCGATGCTGACCGGCACGCTGGTGACGGTCGCCGGCTTCATCCCGATCGGCCTCAACTCAAGTGCCGCCGGCGAATACACCTTCACCCTGTTCGTCGTCATCGCCGTGTCGTTGCTGGTGTCGTGGATCGTGGCGGTGCTGTTCGCGCCGCTGCTGGGCGTAACCATCCTGCCGGCGACGATGAAGACCAAGCATCACGACCAGCCTGGCCGATTCACCTCGGCGTTCCGGCGGTTGCTGGTATTTTCGGTGCGCCGGCACTGGATGACCATCATCGTCACGGTGCTGTTGTTCGCGGCCTCGATCGCCGGCTTCGGCCTCGTCCAGCAGCAGTTCTTCCCGCCATCCGACCGGCCGGAGCTGATCGTCGACTGGAACCTGCCACAGAACTCGTCGATCGCCGAGACGCGCGACCAGATGGAGCGGTTCGAGCAGCGGGCGCTGGTCGGCAATCCAGACATCGACCATTTCTCGTCCTATATCGGCCAGGGCGCGGTGCGCTTCGTGCTGGCCTATGACGTGCAGCCGGCCAACCCCTATTTCGGCCAGACCGTGATCGTCACCAAGAGCCTCGAGGCTCGCAATCGGGTCAAGCCCGCGCTGGAGAAGTTGCTGCGCGAGGAGTTTGTCGGCACCGACGCCTTCGTCAAACTGCTCGAACTCGGACCGCCTGTCGGCCGTCCGGTGCAGTATCGCGTCGGCGGTCCCGAAATCCAGACCGTGCGCGAGTTGGCGCAGCAATTCGCCGGCCTCATCTCGGCCAATCCGAAGCTCGCGGCACCCACCTTCGACTGGAACGAGCCGCAGCGCGTGCTGAGGGTCGACGTGCTGCAGGACAAAGCGCGCCAGCTCGGCATCACCTCCTCCGACATCGCCAGTGCGCTCAACAGCACGGTCGGCGGCGCCACCATCACCCAGGTGCGCGACGCCACCTATCTGATCAATGTCGTGGCGCGCTCACGCGATGCCGAACGCGGCTCGATCGGGACGCTGCAGAACATGCAGCTGCCGACCAGCACCGGCGAAGCGATCCCGCTCGCGGCGGTGGCCAATTTCAGTTACGACCTCGAGCAGCCGACAGTGTGGCGGCGTGACCGCATTCCGACGATCACCGTGCGCGCCGGCATGGTGGGCGACACGCTGCCTGCCACGGTGGTCAACGAGCTGAAGCCATCGGTGGATGCCTTCATCGCCAAGCTGCCGGCGGGCTATTCGGTGGAAACCGCCGGCTCGGTCGAGGAAAGCGCCAAAAGCCAGGGGCCGATCGCGGCCGTGGTGCCGCTGATGCTGTTCATCATGGCGACCATCCTGATGGTGCAGCTGCAGAGCTTCCAGCGTCTGTTCCTGGTCGTGGCGGTGGCGCCGCTCGGGCTGATCGGCGTGGTGGCCGCCCTGGTGCCGAGCGGCGCGCCGCTCGGCTTCGTCGCCATCCTCGGCGTGCTGGCGCTGATCGGCATCCTGATCCGCAACTCGGTCATCCTGATCGTGCAGATCGAGGATCTCGTCCGAGAGGGTAAGGACCGATGGACGGCCGTCATCGAGGCGACCGAACACCGCATGCGGCCGATCGCTCTGACGGCGGCCGCAGCCAGCCTGGCGCTGATCCCTATCGCGCGCGAAGTGTTCTGGGGCCCGATGGCCTACGCGATGATGGGCGGCATCATCGCCGGCACGGCGATCACGCTGCTGTTCCTGCCGGCGCTTTATGTGACGTGGTTCAGGATCAAGGAGCCCAAGCAAGGGGACGAACCATCCGCTCCGGAGAACGGCGAACTGGCGCAAGGTTCGAATTAAGACCCTGCTGTATCCTCGTTATCGTTGGACGGCACAGGGAGTGATTTCGCGCGCTGCCACGGCGACGACTTGGAACTGCGCCAAGCATGCCAACCTTTCGGCAATCGGCCAATGCCAAGAGGGTTTCATCCCGCCGAACCACCTGCCGCAGGCCGACCAGCATTATCTCGCGTTCGTTCCGCTCTGGCGTGTCGCTGCGTGGATTTGCCAGCTGCCACCTTCTTCGTTGTAGATGTCGTCGTCGTCAGCTTCATGCACAACGTATGCAATCCAATCGTCAGATTTGAATATACTCTTGTCCGATAGCACCGGTCCGCCACGGGAAGAACGAGTCACGCCGTTCTCACAAACCCGTCGCTCGCCCGCAAAAGATTGCGCGTATAATCCTTGGTGACATGGCGCTCGACAAGGTCGCCCGCCGTCAGGTTCTCCACCGCCTCGCCGCTTTGCATCACCATCAGCCGCTCGCACATATGGGTGATGATGGCGAGGTCGTGGCTGACCATCAGGAAGGTCAGCTTGCGCCGCCGGCGGACCTCTTCCAGAAGATTAAGCACTTCCGCCTGCACCGACGCGTCGAGCGCCGAGGTCGGCTCGTCAAGCAGCAGGATCGATGGTTCGAGGATGAGCGCGCGTGCGATCGCCACGCGCTGGCGCTGGCCGCCCGACAATTGGTGCGCGTAGCGGAAGCGGAAGCCGTTGCCGAGGCCGACTTCGTCGAGCGCGCGCTCGATGCGCTTTTCACCATCGGCAAAGCCGTGGATGGCAAGCGGTTCCTGCAACAGGCGGTCGACGGTCTGGCGCGGATGCAGCGAGCCATACGGATCCTGGAAGACCATCTGCACTTCGCGGTAAAAGGCCTTGTCGCGGCGCGCGCCGAGCGTCTTGCCATTGACGGCGATGCTGCCCGACGCGACCGGCGCAAGGCCGGCGATCGCCCTGAGCAGCGTCGATTTGCCGGAACCGCTCTCGCCGACCAGGCCGAAGGATTCGCCCGGCCGCACGTCGAGGCTGACGCCCTTCAGCGCGCGAAAACGGTCGAAGATCACCTCCAGCCTGTCGACGGTAATCGCAGCAGTCATGCCGCCCACTCCGGCTTGCGGTCGAGCACCGGCAGCGGGTGGCGGTCGGCGCCGATCTTGGGCATGCAGTTGAGCAGGCCGCGCGTGTAGGGGTGCTGGGCCTGGCCCAATTCCGAGGCCTTGAGCTGCTCGACCACCTTACCGGCATACATGACGATGACGCGGTCGCAGAAGGACGAGACCAGCCGCAGATCGTGGGAGATGAAGATCAGCCCCATGCCGCGCTCACTGACCAGCCGGTCAAGAATGCCGAGAACGTCGAGCTGCACCGTGACGTCCAGTGCCGAGGTCGGCTCGTCGGCGATCATCATTTCCGGCCCGGCGATCAGCATCATGGCGATCATGGCGCGCTGGCCCATGCCGCCGGACACTTCATGCGGATGCAGGTCGAAGACGCGCTTGGGGTCGCGGATCTGCACCGCCTCCAGCATGGCCAGCGCCCGCTCGCGGGCCTCGGCCTTGGAAACCCTTTCGTGCGTGCGCAGCGTTTCGACGATCTGGCGGCCGATGCTCATCACCGGGTCGAGCGAGTATTTCGGATCCTGCAGGATCATGGCGATGCGGTTGCCCCGCAACGCCCGGCGTTGGCGCGCCGAGATGCCGAGCAGGTCGATGCCGTCGAAGGCCAGTTTCCTGGCCGATATCCGGGCCTGCGGCGGCGTCAGGCCCATGATGGCGCGGCCGGTCTGCGATTTTCCGGAGCCGCTTTCACCGACAATGCCGAGCCGTTCGCGGCCGAGCGAAAAGGAGACGCCGCGCACCGCTTCGATCAACCCGGTGCGGGTTGGGAAGGTGACACGCAGGTCCTCGACGTCGAGAAGCGCGCTCATTGGTCACCACTGCGCGGATCTAGCGCGTCGCGCAGGCCATCGCCAAGCAGGTTGAAGCCGAGGCTGACGATGAGGATTGCGAAGCCGGGCGCGCCGGCCACCCACCACTGGTCGAGGATGAAGCGGCGGCCGGACGCGATCATCGTGCCCCATTCGGGCAGCGGCGGCTGCGCGCCGAGGCCGAGGAAACCGAGGCCGGCGGCGGTGAGGATGATGCCGGCCATGTCGAGCGTCACGCGAACGATCAGCGAGGAGATGCAGAGCGGCATGATGTGGCGCAGCACGATACGGGCCG is part of the Mesorhizobium loti genome and encodes:
- a CDS encoding efflux RND transporter periplasmic adaptor subunit; this encodes MSRNASSSVSPPSVKTSSLLSFPSAVCVCAAALLLAGCQKQEAATRKLPVMVRAETVAMADYAPRTSLTGVIAARTLNNLSFRVGGRVAERFVDVGQHVDQGAVLARIDPQEQESDLRSAQADLDAAKAQLTQSAAAFQRQKTLLAQGFTTRRDYDAADQAMKVAQGSVDAAQSAFANAQQNLSFTELKAGAPGVITARQVETGQVVQAAQTVFTVAEDGDRDAVFNVQETLVARTPVSPAVTITLLADPQVRATGKVREISPVVDQASGSIRVRVGIPATPPGLPLGAAVIGSISAKPAKAILLPWQALTSSAGRPAVWIVDPATKAVSTTPIEVLAFDSGTVVVAGGLNEGQSVVTAGGQLLSPGQTVEISRAGQ
- a CDS encoding efflux RND transporter periplasmic adaptor subunit: MNRLPPIMLGLFALGALAACSKSEEKPTEIIRPVLSVVVEPRTTETFGFAGSVEPQVSADLAFRLLGRVVSRDVKVGDIVTKGTTIAALDPTALELAVQAAKAELSNAEAQFANAAASEERQRQLLASANASQAVFDAAQQARKAAEASVERARASLAKSQEQLGYARLFSDFDGVITAVGAEVGQTVSAGQTVVTVARSDLREAVVDIPDQLVGDLTAGTPFQVILQSLPTIQTEAKLREIAPQAEGSTRTRRVRLTLSDPPQAFRLGSTVTATRMTKVAPTIELPMSALLEKNGSDKVWIVDPQTSSVSTRDIKIASRNGGTFTVADGLEAGMRVVTAGVHSLSQGQKVRVPGGGV
- a CDS encoding efflux RND transporter permease subunit codes for the protein MKGFNLSDWALSHRSMVWYFMLVFVVAGIFSYLNLGREEDPNFTIKTMIIQANWPGASVKETLQQVTDRIEKKLEELDSLDFTRSVTTAGQTVIFVNLKDTTKARDVVPNWLQVRNMVNDIKAQFPQGVQGPFFNDRFGDVYGNIYAFTSDGLTSRQLRDYVEEVRTKILTVPNAGKVDLVGAQDEAIYLEFSTRQIAALGLNQQAIIASLQAQNAITPSGVIQSGPERISVRVGGQFTSEESLRAINLRVNDRFFRLSDVATITRGYVDPPTALFRFNGQDAIALAIGMKPNANLLEFGAALHREMDKVLADLPVGVGVHLVADQPVIVEEAVSGFTRALFEAVAIVLAVSFISLGMRAGFVVALSIPLVLAITFTVMEYLGISLQRISLGALIIALGLLVDDAMIAVEMMVARLEVGDNLRKAATYVYTSTAFPMLTGTLVTVAGFIPIGLNSSAAGEYTFTLFVVIAVSLLVSWIVAVLFAPLLGVTILPATMKTKHHDQPGRFTSAFRRLLVFSVRRHWMTIIVTVLLFAASIAGFGLVQQQFFPPSDRPELIVDWNLPQNSSIAETRDQMERFEQRALVGNPDIDHFSSYIGQGAVRFVLAYDVQPANPYFGQTVIVTKSLEARNRVKPALEKLLREEFVGTDAFVKLLELGPPVGRPVQYRVGGPEIQTVRELAQQFAGLISANPKLAAPTFDWNEPQRVLRVDVLQDKARQLGITSSDIASALNSTVGGATITQVRDATYLINVVARSRDAERGSIGTLQNMQLPTSTGEAIPLAAVANFSYDLEQPTVWRRDRIPTITVRAGMVGDTLPATVVNELKPSVDAFIAKLPAGYSVETAGSVEESAKSQGPIAAVVPLMLFIMATILMVQLQSFQRLFLVVAVAPLGLIGVVAALVPSGAPLGFVAILGVLALIGILIRNSVILIVQIEDLVREGKDRWTAVIEATEHRMRPIALTAAAASLALIPIAREVFWGPMAYAMMGGIIAGTAITLLFLPALYVTWFRIKEPKQGDEPSAPENGELAQGSN
- a CDS encoding ABC transporter ATP-binding protein encodes the protein MTAAITVDRLEVIFDRFRALKGVSLDVRPGESFGLVGESGSGKSTLLRAIAGLAPVASGSIAVNGKTLGARRDKAFYREVQMVFQDPYGSLHPRQTVDRLLQEPLAIHGFADGEKRIERALDEVGLGNGFRFRYAHQLSGGQRQRVAIARALILEPSILLLDEPTSALDASVQAEVLNLLEEVRRRRKLTFLMVSHDLAIITHMCERLMVMQSGEAVENLTAGDLVERHVTKDYTRNLLRASDGFVRTA
- a CDS encoding ABC transporter ATP-binding protein, which encodes MSALLDVEDLRVTFPTRTGLIEAVRGVSFSLGRERLGIVGESGSGKSQTGRAIMGLTPPQARISARKLAFDGIDLLGISARQRRALRGNRIAMILQDPKYSLDPVMSIGRQIVETLRTHERVSKAEARERALAMLEAVQIRDPKRVFDLHPHEVSGGMGQRAMIAMMLIAGPEMMIADEPTSALDVTVQLDVLGILDRLVSERGMGLIFISHDLRLVSSFCDRVIVMYAGKVVEQLKASELGQAQHPYTRGLLNCMPKIGADRHPLPVLDRKPEWAA